In the Sander lucioperca isolate FBNREF2018 chromosome 24, SLUC_FBN_1.2, whole genome shotgun sequence genome, GCAGGATGAGATGCTCCACCTCCTCAGCCATGGACATCGCCCTGCGCTCGCTGTTGGATCTCTTGGTCGCCATCATCGAGGCACCGTTCCTCCTCCGCCGTTGGTACATCCTGAACAGCTGGTACACCACAAACCCGTTGCACACCACTATGGCCAGCACCAGCACTAGCATCAGAGTGGCGTAGAGGTTGGCGTAGACCTGGTCCTCCAATTTCTTAGGGTTCATTTCAATGAAGCACCACGTGCCAGGGCAGTATTGTACATATTCTCCAAATCCCGCAAAAGGGAGGAGACAGAATAACATGCATAACACAAACAGCACCGGGATTGTGATATAGGCACATTTCATGGTGACATAACGGCTGTACAGGTAGGGGTACCCAATGGCAAAGCACCTCTCTAGTGCCATAGAGAAGAGAAGCGACATGGTGGCCAGGCTGAAGAAGGTTATGCTGACACCAAAGTATGAACACACGCTGTGAGAGTTGGGCGACAACCCCACCAAGGTAGTGTTGCGTGAATATGACAGCTGCACCAGCGGACTGGTCAGGCAGGTCCCTGCCAGGTCCGTGACCACCAGTGATTTGATGAGGACGTGAAACAGCGAACGTCGCCTTGTTTCTCCGATCCTAGTGTCTCTACGTCGCCGGATTTCCAGTATCACCAGGGCAGCCACGTTACCAAAGATGCCTGCGGCAAACATGATGGCACTGATCAGCGGGCTCGGGCTCTCGGTGGGTTTGATGTGGGCATCGCTGCGACATGTGTTATGATCTGGTTCCATCGTTGCTCAAGACTGGCTGGATTTCATTCGAAAAAATGTCTCtgcttcaaaaaaaaaaaaaaaaaaagagtcagaaACCTGTCCTTAAAAAGTTGTCTGCAGCCATCCTAGTTaaacagaaaagaagaaagaatatATCATATTTCTTCAATTGGTCGACGCACAGAGTAtgaatcggcaactattttgatagtctATTAATTGTACATATCAGATTAACAACATTTTAGAAGAGAAACttagtaaaaaaatgacatttgtttACTGAGTTTACTAATGATGCGATAATCATTTTCAGATTTGCTAAGACATGCTTAATGCTTCATAGAACCAAATTTAAAGCCAATTTAAAAACCAAAGTTAACCAAAAATCAGCCACAGCCAATGGATCCGCTACAGCTCGTCTGTCTGTTCATCAAACCCAAGATCTTGGCCGCCAAGAAAATTGTATTGTGACTGAACTTTAGAGAAGGCTGCATATGAGTCCTATGTTCcagcatttttcaaaataacactTCCTGGCAACATTTGTTTACTTGCCACTCAGTGGTCTGAGGAGATCCTGCATCATTTTGTCAAGGATGTTTTCTAGTGTCCCTTCCTTTCAGACTCTGTTTTGATTCAATGTCAACAACGTGGACTAGACACACCACTCTAATTCCATGTTTGCAAGTCTTTGTCTAACTTAACTGATCCCAAACATACACAGAAAAGGGAGAACATCTTCGTCCTCATAAAAAAGCAACATTCAGCATATATGGAACATTCCAGGGCTTGAACTCTGTTACAGTAGGAGTTTTGGAGTTGTGAAACTCAATCGCTGTTCCTCTTTTGTCACACCAGTTAACATAGTAGCTGACAGACTAAACATTCTGACTTTTCACACATTGCCTGCTCAAATTTGCAGTTGTGCTGAATCATTAAGAAGTGTTGCATGAGATAATCTTTCACACTATCTTATCTATCTAAGCAGCTGTTGCCTTTCTTAGGAAAAATACCCCTCTTGGGAATGTGAGTGTTCTCTAACTAGTAAATATAAGCAGCACATAATAACAGCACACATCTGTTCCACCTGCATGTGAGCCTTCAGATAAATGACTCACCTACTTGCTCTGTTTAGTGCACGGCGTCTCCGTTCAGGTAATGCCTGAAGGTTAGGGCTCCAAATGTCACTGAATCGGTGTCTTCCTCAAAACGCAGAAGAGAGCTCTGACAGATGTGTCCAGGTGTTGGGTCCGTGGACGGCTCTTTGTGTTTTGTAGAAGATGAACGCAGATTTTTGCGTCAGTTGCGGTGTTAGCTGGATAATACGATGAAATCAGACGTGTAAGAACATTAAGTTAtattacattttctgaattgaCTATGAAAGACTTTGTTCTCAGGTGTATACAACACACAGAGCGCGCTGACTGAGTGAGACAAATCGCAACGTAAGTAGTTGTCAAAGTTggattttgagtgttttttcaGTCAGAAAGGACATTATACAATGGCAAATGTTCTATAGGGAGTTTTGCTTTAAGGTCGCTCCGAATGAGAAAACAGCGCGAGGCAGTCTGTCACATCCGCGTGGTTTCAACAGTGGTGAAACGCGCATCCAAATAATGAAGTTCTCACCTATTTCATAACTTGCTCCCCGTAGTGTAGACTTTATGTCCGTGTTTTACAGTCCAATATATCCGTATGTATCGTTTGTTTCACTTATAAAGCCGCTCTGGTTAAGTTAAGTTGAGGTATGGTGAGGGCGAGGCGCGCGGGACTGTGAGGTAGGGATGGATGGGCCCGGGGTACAGGGAACGATCCGGTGACGTCACACGAAACGGGTACACCCATCCCAACTTGTATCTTTTCAGCGAGCTCCAGCCTACTCGATAATACCACTCACCTCAGCTTTCAGCTATAAAGAGTAGCCTATGTCTAGACTCTAGACCTGTTACTGATGCAGCCTGTAGTCATATATAGGcaattatatattaataatatatgcCATTGAATACATGTTTTAATAATTCCCAATTTAAGTATAGCCTAtgttataaaatatatttggcTTCGAAGAGTAAAACTAGGCTACTGGTCCAATTAAAAAGGGATACACATACATTATGTGCACAGTCACAAAAAGATTATTTTAAATATAGTTTAATCTACATTAAAAAACAGTGCCATTGAGATTTCTCAAATGGTgtcaaattgtttgttttgtccaaccaacagtccaaaaccctaAAATATTATATTGAGCATTATATGAAACCACACAAAAGCAACATATCTGTCCACAGGAGAACTGGAAATGTTTGGCAATTTTTGCTAAATTAATAACTTATGAATCAGCCATCCAAATTAACagttttctgttgaacgactaatcaattaatcaactaattgtttcagcactgATGAAATAATCAGCTGTCATGACCTGCCAATATGAATACTAATAAGAGAaatgtgtgtctatctgtggaGATTACATGTCTTCCTGGGTTTCCTCCCACGTCACATGGATTTGATGCATTAATTTCCCATCAGGATGGATGTAAGCGTTTGTTTTTCTATCTGTGTATTACATGAAGCAGTGACATATCCGGCATGTCTACATGTCTTCTAACCAGTATAAAAGTTTCacaattttttgttttgcttttcaggGTTGTGCCAATTTCTTTTTCCTTTGAGGTGGATATGGGTGACATTGTGCAGGGAAGATGACGTCCTTACATGAACACGACGTGGCCATAAATCATAATGCAACATCTGCCAAGTTTTAGCAAAATCGCTTTCAAAAATTCCTTAGTGCTTTGAAATGTTACTCTAATTGCACTGTTTCacccatttttaaaaaagaataaatgcCAAACTAGATCCTTTAATAGGCCATAATGTATGGTGAAAGCACTTTGAGTGAAAGCCAGTGCTGGCATAATGGCAATAACAATTAGGAACTTGTTAATGGGCCTGAAAAGCACTCAGGGTCTCTCATTTTGGTCTCAccagtctctctttctgtccctcTCTAGATTGACctttagacattttaatattGTTAACCCCCTGAAGTGCTTCAGCTGGTGAAGTAGTGGTGGTAGTaagtgaatatacagtatggcATGAGCAAGCCATACAAACAAACGCACAGTAATTTACGGTACAGGGTTACATTTTACAACCTGACTCATCAAGTTCTGaaagttatttttagttttGACAGCACTCGTCAGACACAGGAATCCTAGGCGCTTCTCCTTCCTGCCTCTACCACTTTATCTTGGTCTTGTtgttgcttctctctctctccattcatTTCTACCTGTCTCCTTTTACCCTTGCTCTATATTTGTTTCCTCAGGCAGCAGAGGCTTCTTTTACCTTGTCCTCTGCCTTTACTGACGCCAAAATACCTTTCCTCTCCCTTGCCTTACTTTCTTCTCGTTTCctctactttttcttttttcatttcatttcttttcctttcttttccttccctttttctttacttgttttctcttgtttccctttcattttttttttatttcttgtcttttcctttccttttctctcttttcctttttatttttttgactcTGGCTTGCTTCCCTTTACTATTCTTTTATTTCTTGTCATTGTCTTTACTTTTTCGCCCTCTcgtttcctttccttttctttctaaaCAGTGCAGACAGTGAACGTTTAAAGCAGCAGTTGTTTCCATGATTTTATCCAGTGACTTTATtgtagaccaggggtcttcaatgttttttaagccaaagaccccttaactgaaagagagactacatatattgtataaaatgaagttgcatattaatatGGGCCTACAATATCGTGTCGTGCAGCCTAAAGCccttatacatacctttttttgcatagaatactaagctattaaaaaagcctaataattgttggtatgattttataatcatgttttaatgttaaatatacatgtggcacagtgaatcctcaggatgaactgtatctgtggatggccttagagACTACCTTAcccataggccagtaagcctatcattagTGGGGagttatatttgctaataacaTGTAGGATTCATTTtaggactttttaatttttgaaaaaacgtaACAATAATTTAGAGGCCCCTCTGCAGTGACGCTCAGGACCCCCTAAGTGTCCCGGAcctcctgttgaagatccctgttgTAGATTAAATTTAGAGGCCCCTCTGTAGTGACGctgaggaccccctaagggtccctgaccccctgttgaagatccctgttgTAGATTAAAGCATTGTGACAACACATGTTCCAAATAATAGTTTTAAACAGAATACTATGGTGGGCATCTTAATTTGTGACCCTCACTTTTCATCTGTCTGTGCTCTTTATTGAAAGCAATTGCATTACTAATTACCGGTCTTAATCCACAAATCCTATGGTCTGCTCTGCTGGTAAACAGCCTTTGTTGAGGGCTTGGCATCAGTCATGCTGACACGTGCTGTATGTATTATTAgtctcactctgtctgtctcacacacacacacacacacacacacacacacacacacacacacacacacacacacacacacacacacacaaagggtgGCCAAATGTAAACATGATCTGATTACATCAGGGTGTTTTGGTATTGTGGTTTTGACATTTAAAACATGGCAGACTgactataaaaacatttttcacatatacaaaataaaacatacattatAGTTTTCACAGactaaaaataaagtaaaatctGTGATTTATTATCTCAGCCTGGCATTTGCCTCCACCTATAGGCTGCTCTGGGTAAGTACCACCATCAGCTGTTATTGAACAGGATTTATTCAACACTAGAAGGCATATATCATTTAGCATAGTGGGTTGGTTTAGAAACATTTATTGAAATGTATAACTGGCCTTTTTCTAATTGTATCACTCCTAACACTGTCTGTGGCAAACAATAGTGATCTCATGATGACTTTTTCTCTACTGCTGATCTAGACAACCACCAAGACTCTCTGGCCGTTCTGGTCCTCAGTCCGGGAGGTAACTGAAAAAACCTAATGGCAACTGTAACAGAGCTTCAGAGGGATAACCTGCCAGAGGGACAGCCATATCAAAAGTACTCCTAAATCCTGTGGACTGAAGCCACATCTTGAGTTATGACTCTGAGAACATCAGGAACTTGATTCTCTGGATTGATGAGGCAAAACTTTCAACACCAAGCGTTACATCTGATAAAATCCAGTTACTGTACTGCTCATCAACTGTAGCTCTCTGCATGCCCCTGAATTGTCCAGCCATGCCCAGACCTGAGCCCCAGATAACATCTGTAGAGACCTAAAGATGGCTGTTTCACCGATCCTCCAATCTGACTGAGCTTGAGAGGATCTACCAGGAAGAATGAAGGACACAGATTAACCCAAGACAGTCCAAGGACAGTCAGACATTTTGCAAATGAGAGATTTTTCACTTGGGATATACATTAGCAAATTCCAAAATGTGCTTTTGCTTTGTCAGTACGTTTTGTATGGTGTTATTGTGTGTAGAATCTGACGCAGCCAGTCCAACACATTCCACTTCTTTGGAATAATTGTCTTGCGGCATTGTCCTAAAATTGTGTGATGATGTATATTAAGTTCTGCGAGTTGTACACGGCTCACTGtactattgtttttttcatcCCTTGTCCTCTGTAAACAGCACCAATTATCTTCTGTGCTGGACCATCGGTCTGTCCCTGTCTGTGCCTCATTCCTGAAGTCTTTGATCTGGTTTTCGTCCTCCAGGAAAGTCTgcttctccttctccctctccatctctgctccccctgtttatatatatatatcttttttttttttctttttttttttttttacagctgcactttcatatggctctttgtagttttgcttatttgaaGCTAATCTACTTGCACTTCCTACTTGTTTTCtggagtttgtaccttcaaggttgaaagcacttaattggaagtcgctttggataaaagcatcagctaaatgacatgtaatgtttgAATCTATCTATCCTCTTCTCAGGTTtttgtggtggagaggaggttgTGTGGCTCAGGATCTTCATTGGAAGTTGTTAATGTCCTTCCTGATCATATTTTTCATTTATGCGGGCAGATTGTCATCCTGATTTTCCATATTCTAATTTGAATATTGCCTGTTCTGTAGGCTACTCACGATATCCTGTGCGTCTGTCCTCTGTTGCAGAGCATGATGatgtttttgcttgaaaaatgactttttttagctTTAGTTTCAAATCCAATTTGCAGACACTAGGTGGCACACACAGATCTGTGTTTTAAGGTTGCATCCATGGCCATGAATAAGTGAATAACCTAGTAAAATAACATAGATTGAATGATgatgtaaatgaaaaatgattgaaatgtattcaaaagaaaaaaaaattgttggtaatacaaaaaatactaGGTGCTAATAGTAAATAATTCCTTTAGCCTCTTTAAATTTAAACAATTTATGAATCTTTAGGGATTATAATATATTCTGTATGATGTCCTTTGAGAAAATATATAGTCCCTAGGAGTTTCCATTTACACCCTTCTATCTTGATAAATGTCTTTCAGTGAAATTGTCAAGTGTGGTGTGTTAGTGTGTAAGAATTACACAATGTCTCTTTTTCATTGTTGTGAAACAGATAGAGTTACATCCGGATTAAAAATGCTCTATTTGTCTTTTCTCTAATTCGAGCCAGATGTTTCCTCCAGCACCGGCCTGCTGTCACTCAATCTGCCTTCGACCAATCAGAGCGGGCCTAAACTCCTCCCTCCCTGCAGAGTATCGGAGTCTcggtggagaggaggagagttctccgtctttctgctggcCTCTCTGAGTCCATCTGTAGCTCTCTCCTTCTGCAGAGCTGCTCACTCGCCCCCAGCTCTACAATGGAGAGAGGTGTAATGTTGGCTGTGTGTCTGCTGTGCTGGAGCTGCAGCGTGTGTGTGGTTACAGCAATCAAGAGAGCTGATATGTTTCCTTATGGCACTTTGAGTGGAGATTTGATTTTGGCAGAGGGCGACGATGAAACCTCTAGAGTGCTGTCCCTGCCCAAACCCTTATACTTCTACGGTTCCCTCTTCTCCCAGCTCTATGTAAGTAGCCAAGACTTCATTAACACTCATGTGTATGCTTGTTATTGACGTCTTTATTACTGCACAGAATTGTCCTGCCTGTGAAAGCTTGAAATGATTCTCTAAAGTTAGCATTTTGCAGGGGATGTTTGCAGCTGTTAAATCAGTTCCGCGGCAGAGCGGTGGCTGTTTTTTATAGTGCCAAATGGAGCGATTTAATAACGTGTGAATGGGAACATctgtaggatttttttttctgtgcggCCGAATTCTGTGAAATGGCCACAATGTATTCCCTGTGCCGTTTGTATGAAAATTTACAACATTTCGTGCATGATTCATTTTGAAGAAAAGAAATCTTAACATTCTGACGTCATAATCAATTAAGTCAATTGCTACTCGACCGACGAAAGTCAACTGGTGAATCAAAATGCATTGCGCTTGTAATAACTTACTGACTTGCTTGATTACTTctattcaagtaaaagtaacaatactTCACTATAAAATCTCTCCATTACAAGTCAAAGTCCTGTAGCATTCAAAGTTCCTTAAGTCAAATTataaaagtaccaaaagtattagtgctcattatgcagaatggcccctGGACAGTGTTGCAAAGTaactttactcaagtactgttctTGAGTATAAGTAGCCGAATTATATTCACTATTCTTTAGCACAATTTTCAAATTTTTGAGGTACTTTTCATTTATGCTAATACTGTAGTTATAGTAACTATGCAGATTCAAATTGTAATCAACTTATAAATGATGTGATGTGCTACCCAGCAGTAATTACAATTagccccacctttaccagctgcaacattacagtaatgtacacattaatgcattcGTAgttataatacaataatatataagATTCTGAAATGGGCCGTTCTGCATAATgagaacttttacttttagttgtatattttgatgctgatgATTATAGAACGCCAATATGGaagcaaagtacaagtacctacGATTTTACTGAAGTATTTGTAATGAGTTGTTTGCTCCATTCCACCATTGATATATAAATTGCTAAGTGTTGCTTTGTATTACACATCAGAATGTGTCATGCTCTATTACACACCATAATTGCATCAAGAGGAAAGCCAGTATTAGTTGTATGTGGTTGAAATGTTTCTAACACATAATCGGGGCCCAGGGATCCTTGAAGGAGCCCCAGAGGTCCTTGACGGGGTTCCAGCGGTTTATGAGGGGGGTCTAGGGGTTCATTATGTGGTTCCTGGGGTCCATGAGACAGTTCCAGCAGTGCCCACAGAGGTTCCAGTGGTTTATGAGGAGATACGGGTTCATTAGGAGGTTCCATCGGTCCATGATGGTGTTCCAGATACTTCTTAGAAGATTCTGGGTTTTTATGATGGGTATTGAAGTATTCAGGGCTCCTAAATGGTGTGCAGGAGCACCATTGGTAGCCATCATTAAACTGCTAGTACTCATAtggcgtctctctctctgtctctaggTGGCCACCAATGGTATCATATCAGGCCAGGACCTGCCGATGGAAAAGCAGTACGTTGACGACGGCTTCCCCACAGATTTCCCCGTGGTGGCTCCGTTTCTGGCTGACATCGACACCAGCGGAGGGCGTGGACAGATTTATTACCGAGTGACCGAAACGCCCAGCGTACTCAACAGAGTGGCCCAGGTCTGTTTGTCCattgaaacaagtgaaatcaatcACGATTTTATGATTGTAAATTGACATACAGACTTTTGTTGTCTTGAAAAAAGGTGTTGAGATGAATATGTTTTTCATTGTACTTAACTACAGATCTGgattcttcctttttttcagttCTTCATCCATTAGTTCAATCCATTGTACACACCATCTTTccgttttgtcttttcttttgttattatttccctccatcattcattcatccatctgCTCACCCAGGAAGTACATCGAGGGTTCCCAGATGCAAAATTCACACCCACACATGTTGTGGTTGCAACATGGGAGAACGTTGCGGCATACGAAGAACAAACTCGAACCGCTGGACCTTCAAACAAGGTAAGATGGATGGAGGGACTGAGAGCACTAGCTCTAGGACtccttgtctgtctgtgtattgaTTTATGACTCATCATGTAGCCCGCAAGTATGTTTTTGGTTCTTGTGAGAGACACAATCCCAAATTCCTGGAGGATGTGCATTACTTATAATCAGCTGGGGGTGGGGGGTCTATTTGTAATTCCTCTTTCCCTCCTAATCTGCCTCTTAACCTTTTCAAGGGGTCATAGGTCATCTTTAAGGGTCGT is a window encoding:
- the ptger2a gene encoding prostaglandin E receptor 2a (subtype EP2) translates to MEPDHNTCRSDAHIKPTESPSPLISAIMFAAGIFGNVAALVILEIRRRRDTRIGETRRRSLFHVLIKSLVVTDLAGTCLTSPLVQLSYSRNTTLVGLSPNSHSVCSYFGVSITFFSLATMSLLFSMALERCFAIGYPYLYSRYVTMKCAYITIPVLFVLCMLFCLLPFAGFGEYVQYCPGTWCFIEMNPKKLEDQVYANLYATLMLVLVLAIVVCNGFVVYQLFRMYQRRRRNGASMMATKRSNSERRAMSMAEEVEHLILLVFMTIIFIICTMPLVIRVYINSITDPKESNLDLIALRFISINSIIDPWVFIFLSPSVLHFCWASVCRATLETSRGSIFKLSIAKGNSPANLELSHPPVVHFHSVETL